One window of the Parasphingopyxis algicola genome contains the following:
- the ndhC gene encoding NADH-quinone oxidoreductase subunit A, producing MPETIAVDLAEYLPILLFLGIALLLSIAFVVLPMIVAKLTGVAKPYPNKLTEYECGFPAFEDSRSQFDVRFYLVAILFIIFDLEAAFLFPWAVTVFDLGWVAWFAMMIFLAELGIGLAYAWKVGALEWE from the coding sequence TTGCCCGAAACGATTGCCGTCGATCTAGCCGAATATCTGCCGATCCTGCTGTTTCTCGGGATCGCGCTTTTGTTGTCTATCGCCTTCGTCGTCCTGCCGATGATCGTCGCGAAGCTCACAGGCGTGGCCAAGCCCTATCCGAACAAGCTGACCGAATATGAATGCGGCTTTCCCGCGTTCGAGGATTCGCGCAGCCAGTTCGATGTGCGCTTCTATCTGGTCGCCATCCTGTTCATCATTTTCGATCTCGAGGCGGCGTTCCTGTTTCCCTGGGCGGTTACGGTGTTCGACCTCGGCTGGGTGGCCTGGTTCGCGATGATGATCTTCCTCGCCGAGCTCGGCATCGGCCTCGCCTATGCCTGGAAAGTGGGAGCGCTCGAATGGGAGTAG
- the gap gene encoding type I glyceraldehyde-3-phosphate dehydrogenase: MAIKVAINGFGRIGRLVARAMLERDDHDFELVAINDLADAKANALLFQYDSTHGRFPGEVTAGDDSITVNGKTIVATSEREPGNLPHGDMGVDMVLECTGFFQSHEAAEPHLTAGAKRVLISAPAKNVSKTVVYGVNHDSLTAEDVIVSNASCTTNCLAPVAKVLNDTVGIERGFMTTIHSYTNDQRMLDQMHSDMRRARGGAQNMIPTTTGAARAVGLVLPELNGKLDGSSVRVPTPNVSLIDLVFTPGRDTSVEELNAALKTAADGPMKGVLDYTEQPLVSSDFNHYPASSTVDSLETAVLEGKLARVVSWYDNEWGFSNRMIDTASVMAGLL, from the coding sequence ATGGCTATCAAAGTAGCGATTAACGGTTTCGGACGGATCGGCCGGCTGGTTGCCCGGGCGATGCTCGAACGGGACGATCACGATTTCGAACTCGTCGCGATCAACGATCTGGCCGATGCCAAGGCGAATGCGCTGCTTTTCCAGTATGATTCGACGCATGGCCGTTTTCCGGGCGAAGTGACGGCGGGCGACGATAGCATCACCGTCAACGGCAAGACCATCGTCGCGACATCCGAGCGCGAACCGGGCAATCTGCCGCACGGCGATATGGGCGTCGATATGGTCCTCGAATGCACGGGCTTCTTCCAGTCGCACGAAGCGGCCGAGCCGCATCTGACCGCCGGCGCCAAGCGCGTCCTGATCTCCGCTCCGGCGAAGAATGTCAGCAAGACGGTCGTGTACGGCGTCAATCATGACAGCCTGACCGCCGAAGACGTCATCGTGTCCAATGCGAGCTGCACGACGAATTGCCTGGCGCCGGTCGCCAAGGTGCTTAACGACACGGTCGGGATCGAGCGCGGTTTCATGACGACGATCCACAGCTACACCAACGATCAGCGCATGCTCGATCAGATGCATTCCGACATGCGCCGGGCGCGCGGCGGGGCGCAGAACATGATCCCGACGACCACGGGCGCGGCGCGTGCGGTCGGCCTGGTCCTGCCCGAACTGAACGGCAAGCTCGACGGCAGCTCGGTGCGCGTGCCGACACCCAATGTGTCGCTGATCGATCTCGTCTTCACGCCGGGTCGCGATACCTCGGTCGAAGAACTGAACGCGGCGCTCAAGACCGCCGCCGATGGTCCGATGAAGGGCGTACTCGACTATACCGAGCAGCCGCTCGTTTCGTCGGACTTCAACCATTATCCGGCCAGCTCGACGGTCGACAGCCTCGAAACCGCGGTGCTCGAAGGCAAGCTTGCGCGCGTCGTCAGCTGGTACGACAATGAATGGGGTTTCTCGAACCGCATGATCGACACCGCCAGCGTGATGGCGGGACTGCTGTAA
- the tkt gene encoding transketolase, with protein MTVTHTQLANAIRALSMDAVQEANSGHPGMPMGMADVATVLFTKYLKYDPQDAEWFDRDRFVLSAGHGSMLIYSLLHLTGYARPTMDEIKHFRQLGSPCAGHPENFLLPGVEATTGPLGQGLAMAVGMAIAERHLNATFGDDLVDHRTWVIAGDGCLMEGINHEAVGLAGHLQLGRLITFWDDNDITIDGGTDLSTSENIPARYEAAGWHVTSCDGHDPDAIRFAIEEALADPRPSLIACKTVIGFGAPNKQGTAATHGSPLGEDEVAAAREELGWDAAPFVIPPEIGEAWQDAGTRCVEAHREWTAGLEGHADNAEFSRRIAGDLPEGEAMQAYLDSLAADPPKMATRKASEMALTAINKALPDTIGGSADLTGSNNTKTGATDPLTRDNYGGRYIYYGIREFGMAAAMNGMALHGGVIPYGGTFLIFSDYCRPAIRLSALQRVRAIYVMTHDSIGLGEDGPTHQPIEQLAGLRAMPNLDVYRPCDAIETAECWALSLKRKDGPSLLALTRQGLPPMRADVDENRCAKGAYRLRAAENDRRVVLLASGSEVHLAAEIAEKLESKGFGADVVSMPCWEVFDAQDDAYKADILGTEENVLRVSIEAGATFGWERYTGADGLNFGIDRFGGSAPADKLFEYFGLTEAAITPQILSALKN; from the coding sequence ATGACCGTCACCCATACCCAGCTTGCCAATGCCATCCGCGCCCTTTCGATGGACGCGGTTCAGGAGGCCAATTCGGGCCATCCCGGCATGCCGATGGGAATGGCGGATGTCGCCACTGTTCTTTTCACAAAATATCTCAAATATGATCCACAAGACGCTGAATGGTTTGATAGAGATCGGTTCGTTCTGTCCGCCGGCCATGGTTCGATGCTGATCTATTCGCTGCTCCATCTCACCGGTTATGCGCGGCCGACGATGGACGAGATCAAGCATTTCCGGCAGCTCGGAAGCCCCTGTGCCGGCCATCCCGAGAACTTCCTGCTGCCCGGTGTCGAGGCGACCACGGGTCCGCTGGGCCAGGGCCTGGCCATGGCGGTCGGCATGGCGATCGCAGAGCGGCACCTCAATGCGACATTCGGCGACGATCTGGTCGACCACAGAACCTGGGTAATCGCCGGGGATGGTTGCCTGATGGAAGGTATCAATCATGAGGCTGTCGGGCTGGCCGGCCATTTGCAGCTCGGCCGGTTGATCACCTTCTGGGACGATAACGACATCACGATCGACGGCGGTACCGATCTTTCGACGAGCGAGAATATTCCGGCGCGCTACGAAGCGGCCGGATGGCATGTCACGAGCTGTGATGGACACGATCCCGATGCCATCCGCTTCGCGATCGAAGAGGCGCTGGCCGATCCGCGGCCTTCGCTGATCGCCTGCAAGACCGTTATCGGTTTCGGCGCGCCGAACAAGCAGGGCACCGCCGCCACCCATGGTTCGCCGCTCGGCGAGGATGAAGTGGCCGCGGCGCGCGAGGAATTGGGCTGGGATGCCGCGCCCTTCGTGATTCCGCCCGAGATCGGCGAAGCATGGCAGGATGCGGGGACACGATGCGTGGAGGCGCATCGGGAATGGACCGCGGGGCTCGAAGGCCATGCCGACAATGCCGAGTTCAGCCGCCGGATTGCCGGAGATCTGCCCGAAGGCGAGGCGATGCAGGCCTATCTCGATTCGCTGGCCGCCGACCCGCCCAAGATGGCGACGCGCAAGGCGTCGGAAATGGCGCTGACCGCGATCAACAAGGCTTTGCCGGACACGATCGGCGGTTCGGCCGACCTGACCGGTTCCAATAACACCAAGACCGGCGCGACCGATCCTCTGACCAGAGACAATTACGGAGGCCGCTATATCTATTACGGCATCCGCGAATTCGGCATGGCCGCAGCCATGAACGGGATGGCGTTGCACGGCGGCGTGATCCCTTATGGTGGAACGTTCCTGATCTTTTCCGATTATTGCCGTCCTGCGATCCGGCTGTCCGCACTCCAGCGCGTGCGCGCCATCTATGTGATGACGCATGACTCAATCGGACTGGGCGAGGACGGTCCGACGCATCAGCCGATCGAACAGCTGGCCGGCCTGCGCGCCATGCCCAATCTCGATGTCTACCGGCCGTGCGATGCGATAGAAACGGCGGAATGCTGGGCCCTGTCGCTCAAGCGCAAGGACGGGCCGTCGCTTCTCGCCTTGACTCGTCAGGGACTGCCGCCGATGCGCGCCGATGTGGACGAAAATCGCTGCGCGAAGGGCGCCTATCGACTGCGCGCCGCCGAAAACGACCGCCGGGTCGTCCTCTTGGCCAGCGGTTCGGAAGTCCATCTTGCTGCGGAGATTGCCGAAAAGCTCGAATCCAAGGGTTTCGGGGCGGACGTGGTGTCCATGCCGTGCTGGGAGGTATTCGACGCGCAGGACGACGCCTACAAAGCCGATATTCTCGGGACCGAAGAAAATGTCCTGCGCGTTTCCATCGAAGCGGGGGCGACATTTGGCTGGGAACGCTATACCGGCGCCGATGGATTAAATTTCGGTATCGACCGTTTTGGCGGTTCGGCACCGGCGGACAAGCTGTTTGAATATTTCGGGCTGACGGAGGCGGCGATCACGCCGCAGATCCTGTCGGCGCTCAAGAATTAA
- a CDS encoding VOC family protein — translation MINVTAIDHVVFRVKGIDRVAQFYIDVIGARLEKRNDEIGLWQLRIGASLIDLVPVDGVLGAKGGRPPEAEGHNVDHVCLRVSPWNEDAIRAHLSSHGIDNAEIVSRYGAEGDGPSIYLDDPEGNVIELKGPPWPPARDRA, via the coding sequence ATGATCAACGTTACGGCCATCGATCATGTCGTCTTTCGCGTGAAAGGCATTGATCGCGTTGCCCAATTCTACATTGATGTGATCGGCGCGCGGCTCGAAAAGCGGAATGACGAGATCGGCCTTTGGCAGTTGCGGATCGGTGCGTCGCTGATCGACCTGGTGCCGGTAGACGGCGTGCTCGGTGCCAAGGGCGGCCGCCCGCCCGAGGCCGAGGGCCATAATGTCGATCATGTCTGCCTGCGGGTCAGCCCGTGGAACGAGGACGCGATCCGCGCGCATCTATCGTCCCACGGTATCGACAATGCCGAGATCGTCTCCCGCTATGGTGCGGAAGGCGATGGACCGAGCATCTATCTCGACGATCCCGAAGGGAATGTGATCGAGCTCAAGGGGCCGCCATGGCCACCGGCAAGAGATCGGGCATAA
- a CDS encoding NuoB/complex I 20 kDa subunit family protein, which yields MGVDLNSPPPAGTLPDPGFLKDINAEVADKGFLVTSTEELFQWARTGSLWWMTFGLACCAVEMIQVNMPRYDMERFGVAPRASPRQSDVMIVAGTLCNKMAPALRRVYDQMSEPRYVISMGSCANGGGYYHYSYSVVRGCDRIVPVDIYVPGCPPTAEALLYGVMQLQRKIRRVGTIER from the coding sequence ATGGGAGTAGACCTCAATTCTCCTCCGCCGGCGGGTACTTTGCCAGATCCCGGTTTCCTGAAGGACATCAACGCGGAAGTGGCGGACAAGGGCTTCCTCGTCACGTCGACCGAAGAACTGTTCCAATGGGCGCGCACCGGTTCGCTCTGGTGGATGACGTTCGGGCTCGCCTGCTGCGCGGTCGAAATGATCCAGGTCAACATGCCGCGCTACGATATGGAACGGTTCGGTGTCGCGCCGCGCGCCAGTCCGCGCCAGTCGGACGTAATGATCGTGGCGGGAACGCTCTGCAACAAGATGGCACCCGCGCTGCGCCGCGTGTACGATCAGATGTCCGAGCCGCGCTATGTGATCTCGATGGGCAGCTGCGCCAATGGCGGCGGCTATTATCATTACAGTTACAGCGTCGTGCGCGGCTGCGATCGTATCGTGCCCGTCGACATCTATGTTCCGGGCTGCCCGCCGACCGCCGAGGCGTTGCTCTACGGCGTCATGCAGCTGCAGCGGAAGATCCGCCGCGTCGGAACGATAGAACGCTAG
- a CDS encoding fructose bisphosphate aldolase has product MSDPKMMQQIKKGDGFIAALDQSGGSTPKALKGFGIGEDAYSNEDEMFALIHQMRQRIITAPSFGNGKVIGAILFEMTMDGEADGKPVPTLLWERGIVPFLKVDKGLEAEADGVQLMKPMPDLDALLERAKAKGVFGTKMRSVINLASPSGIAAIVEQQFAVGNRIIDHGLMPIIEPEVSIKSPERAAADAILKDELTKELDALPGDRQVMLKLSIPAEAGLYDSIVAHPRVARIVALSGGFSQEEACAELAKNDGMIASFSRALLQDLRHDMDDGEFDRTLGAAIDKIYRASVVKD; this is encoded by the coding sequence ATGTCAGATCCCAAGATGATGCAGCAGATCAAAAAGGGCGATGGGTTTATCGCCGCGCTCGATCAGAGCGGCGGGTCGACGCCCAAGGCGTTGAAAGGGTTCGGCATCGGAGAGGATGCCTATTCCAACGAGGACGAGATGTTCGCGCTGATCCACCAGATGCGCCAACGGATCATCACCGCGCCGTCCTTCGGCAACGGCAAGGTTATCGGCGCGATCCTGTTCGAGATGACGATGGACGGCGAGGCCGATGGCAAGCCGGTGCCGACGCTGCTCTGGGAGCGCGGCATCGTTCCGTTTCTCAAGGTAGACAAGGGTCTCGAAGCCGAAGCCGACGGCGTCCAGCTGATGAAACCGATGCCTGACCTGGATGCCCTGCTCGAACGGGCCAAGGCGAAGGGCGTTTTCGGGACCAAGATGCGTTCGGTGATCAATCTGGCGTCCCCAAGCGGAATCGCGGCCATCGTCGAGCAGCAGTTCGCGGTCGGTAACCGGATCATCGATCATGGGCTGATGCCGATCATCGAGCCGGAAGTATCGATCAAGAGCCCGGAACGCGCGGCGGCCGACGCGATCCTCAAGGATGAGCTTACCAAGGAGCTCGATGCGCTGCCCGGGGATCGGCAGGTCATGCTCAAACTGTCGATCCCGGCGGAAGCGGGACTGTATGACTCCATCGTCGCGCATCCGCGTGTCGCGCGCATTGTAGCGCTATCGGGTGGCTTCTCGCAGGAGGAAGCCTGTGCCGAGTTGGCGAAGAATGACGGCATGATCGCGAGCTTCTCACGTGCGCTGTTGCAGGATCTGCGCCATGACATGGACGATGGCGAGTTCGACCGCACGCTCGGCGCGGCGATCGACAAGATTTACCGGGCGTCTGTCGTCAAGGACTGA
- the efp gene encoding elongation factor P yields the protein MKISGVDIRPGNIIEYEGGLWRAVKIQHTQPGKGGAYMQVEMKNLIDGRKNNVRFRSAETVEKVRLDTREYQFLFADGDMLTFMDKESYEQIELPSDMLGDAVAFLQDGMDVMLELYEEKPISVQLPDQVEAEIVEADAVVKGQTASSSYKPAILDNGVRVMVPPHITSGTRIVVDVYAQEYVKKAD from the coding sequence ATGAAGATCAGCGGCGTGGACATTCGTCCCGGCAATATCATCGAATATGAGGGCGGCCTGTGGCGCGCCGTGAAGATCCAGCATACGCAACCCGGCAAGGGCGGGGCCTATATGCAGGTCGAGATGAAGAACCTCATCGATGGCCGCAAGAATAACGTCCGCTTTCGTTCGGCCGAGACCGTCGAGAAGGTGCGGCTCGACACGCGCGAATACCAGTTCCTGTTCGCCGATGGCGACATGCTGACCTTCATGGACAAGGAAAGCTACGAGCAGATCGAACTGCCGTCCGATATGCTCGGTGACGCTGTGGCGTTCCTGCAGGACGGGATGGACGTCATGCTGGAGCTCTATGAGGAGAAGCCGATTTCGGTTCAGCTTCCCGACCAGGTGGAGGCCGAGATCGTCGAGGCCGATGCCGTGGTGAAGGGGCAGACCGCTTCCTCGTCCTACAAGCCCGCTATCCTCGACAATGGCGTGCGCGTCATGGTGCCGCCGCATATCACGTCGGGCACGCGCATCGTCGTCGATGTCTATGCGCAGGAATATGTGAAAAAGGCGGATTAA
- a CDS encoding 5-formyltetrahydrofolate cyclo-ligase: protein MTKSELRSCFRKQRQDFVSKQDNSEIQQARRDLEERLSTSGFLAGTIGGYAAMTSEFDPSNLLRTCRENGHDIALPWFVSRDASMKFRQWDGTALERGPFGILQPESANPVLQPDTLLVPLVAVDRRGNRLGQGQGHYDRILAQFRADRPITAIGLAWECQIARDIPADPWDQPLDYIATPDRLIKVTS from the coding sequence ATGACCAAGTCTGAGTTGCGATCTTGTTTCAGGAAACAGAGACAAGATTTTGTTTCAAAACAAGATAATTCTGAAATTCAGCAAGCGAGACGCGATCTCGAAGAACGCCTTTCAACATCCGGTTTTTTGGCCGGAACGATCGGCGGATATGCCGCCATGACGTCAGAATTCGATCCTTCGAACCTGCTTCGGACGTGCCGTGAAAACGGCCATGATATCGCCCTGCCCTGGTTCGTGAGCCGGGACGCCTCGATGAAGTTCAGGCAGTGGGACGGAACCGCGCTCGAGCGTGGCCCCTTCGGCATTCTGCAGCCGGAATCGGCGAATCCCGTTTTGCAGCCAGATACGCTGCTCGTTCCCCTGGTCGCGGTCGATCGGCGCGGCAACCGGCTCGGCCAGGGACAGGGGCATTACGATCGTATCCTGGCGCAATTTCGGGCCGATCGGCCGATTACGGCGATCGGGCTCGCCTGGGAATGCCAGATCGCCCGAGACATCCCGGCCGATCCATGGGATCAGCCGCTCGATTATATTGCGACCCCCGACAGACTCATAAAGGTGACGTCATGA
- a CDS encoding cell division protein ZapA codes for MAEVTLSIAGHSYTVACRDGEEDRLKKLGEMVDAKTADAQQAVGGNLGEARVLLFAALLLADEADELRGGSVPPDTIEDLEKLADRLTTIGDHLAPDGQAS; via the coding sequence ATGGCTGAAGTGACACTATCGATCGCCGGCCATAGCTACACGGTCGCCTGTCGCGACGGCGAAGAAGACCGGCTGAAAAAGCTGGGCGAAATGGTCGATGCCAAGACCGCCGATGCGCAACAGGCAGTCGGCGGCAATCTCGGCGAAGCCCGTGTCCTGTTGTTCGCCGCACTTTTGCTGGCCGACGAGGCCGACGAACTGCGCGGCGGGTCGGTACCACCGGATACGATCGAGGATCTCGAAAAGCTTGCCGACCGGCTGACGACGATCGGCGACCATCTTGCCCCGGACGGCCAGGCCTCCTAG
- a CDS encoding DUF2842 domain-containing protein, which produces MKPSWRKPFGVFLILAIIAIWSVIVASASGPIGTLPALVQAPIYLAAGIVWILPLKPLLQWMETGKWRE; this is translated from the coding sequence ATGAAGCCAAGTTGGCGCAAACCCTTCGGTGTATTCCTGATTCTCGCGATCATCGCCATTTGGTCGGTCATCGTCGCCAGCGCATCCGGCCCCATCGGCACATTGCCGGCGCTCGTCCAGGCACCGATCTACCTGGCGGCCGGAATCGTCTGGATCCTGCCGCTCAAGCCGCTTTTACAGTGGATGGAAACCGGGAAATGGCGCGAGTGA
- a CDS encoding phosphoglycerate kinase: MTSFRTLDDLGEAGGKRALVRVDFNVPMADGAVSDDTRLRAAIPTIAELSDKGAIVLLLAHFGRPKGAADPSLSLAQLTQPLSHLVGRPVTFVPDCVGEDASAMIDQLSAGDIAILENTRFHAGETRNDAALADGMAALGDFYVNDAFSAAHRAHVTTEGLAHHLPAYAGRAMQAELDALETALGNPEHPVAAVVGGAKVSTKLAVLEHLVTKVDHLIIGGGMANTFLAARGVDVGKSLCEHDLADTAGRILEAADAADCTVHLPYDVVVAKEFTANPPIRTVNVHEVASDEMILDIGPSAVEALADVLKTCRTLVWNGPLGAFETPPFDTATVALAQTAAALTREGSLVSVAGGGDTVAALNHAGVADDFSFISTAGGAFLEWMEGKELPGVKALERTG, from the coding sequence ATGACGTCATTTCGGACGCTCGACGATCTGGGTGAGGCCGGCGGCAAGCGCGCTCTCGTCCGGGTTGATTTCAACGTGCCCATGGCGGACGGCGCGGTTAGCGACGATACCCGCCTGCGCGCCGCCATTCCGACGATCGCCGAACTTTCCGACAAGGGCGCGATCGTCCTGCTGCTCGCCCATTTCGGACGGCCAAAGGGCGCGGCAGACCCCAGCCTGTCGCTCGCCCAGCTCACCCAGCCTTTGTCGCACCTGGTGGGACGTCCAGTTACCTTCGTCCCGGATTGCGTGGGCGAGGACGCATCCGCGATGATCGACCAATTGTCGGCCGGCGATATTGCGATCCTCGAAAACACCCGCTTTCATGCAGGGGAAACGAGGAACGACGCCGCGCTGGCCGATGGCATGGCCGCGCTCGGCGATTTCTACGTGAACGATGCCTTTTCCGCGGCCCATCGCGCCCATGTGACGACCGAAGGGCTGGCGCACCATCTCCCGGCCTATGCGGGTCGCGCGATGCAGGCGGAACTCGACGCGCTGGAAACGGCGCTCGGCAATCCCGAACACCCCGTTGCGGCGGTCGTCGGGGGCGCGAAAGTCTCGACCAAGCTTGCCGTGCTCGAGCATCTCGTGACGAAGGTCGATCATCTGATCATCGGTGGCGGGATGGCGAACACGTTCCTCGCCGCGCGGGGCGTCGATGTCGGCAAGTCTCTATGCGAGCATGATCTTGCCGATACCGCGGGTAGGATCCTCGAAGCCGCCGACGCCGCCGATTGTACGGTGCATCTGCCCTATGATGTTGTCGTCGCGAAGGAATTCACCGCCAATCCACCCATCCGGACGGTCAATGTCCATGAAGTCGCCTCTGACGAAATGATCCTCGACATCGGACCGTCGGCGGTCGAAGCGCTGGCCGATGTCCTGAAGACCTGCCGGACGCTGGTCTGGAACGGTCCGCTCGGGGCATTCGAAACACCGCCGTTCGATACGGCGACGGTTGCGCTGGCGCAGACCGCGGCGGCGCTGACCCGCGAAGGCTCGCTGGTCTCGGTTGCCGGGGGCGGAGATACGGTCGCCGCGCTCAATCATGCGGGAGTGGCGGACGACTTCAGCTTTATCTCGACCGCAGGCGGCGCCTTTCTCGAATGGATGGAAGGCAAGGAGCTGCCGGGTGTGAAGGCGCTCGAACGGACGGGATGA
- a CDS encoding inositol monophosphatase family protein gives MPARSAVITVMDRAARKAGRSLARDFSEVEHLQVSQKGPADFVSKADQRAERILYDELLQVRPGWGFLLEEAGEIEGEEGKPRWVIDPLDGTSNFLHGIPHFAISIAVQEPRPDGGWGETSAAMVYQPLTDDLFWAEKDRGAYLHDRRLQVSARRNLNEALIATGIPFKGHGNLDQFNAIFNAVAPQVAGIRRFGAASLDLAWLAAGRYDGFWEADLQPWDVAAGILIVREARGFVTDFRGGSQYSERSEFLAANDAIHSRLHKIVAGALRG, from the coding sequence ATGCCAGCCCGTTCCGCAGTCATTACCGTCATGGACCGCGCCGCCCGCAAGGCCGGGCGCAGCCTCGCGCGCGACTTCAGCGAAGTCGAACATCTGCAGGTATCCCAAAAGGGTCCCGCCGATTTCGTGTCCAAGGCCGATCAGCGCGCCGAGCGGATTCTGTATGACGAGCTGTTGCAGGTCCGGCCCGGCTGGGGTTTCCTGCTCGAAGAAGCCGGCGAGATCGAAGGCGAGGAGGGGAAGCCTCGCTGGGTCATCGACCCGCTCGACGGCACGTCGAACTTCCTTCACGGGATTCCGCATTTTGCAATCTCGATTGCAGTACAGGAACCCAGGCCCGACGGCGGATGGGGCGAGACCAGCGCCGCCATGGTCTATCAACCGCTCACCGACGATCTGTTCTGGGCCGAAAAGGATCGCGGTGCCTATCTCCACGATCGCCGCCTGCAGGTGTCGGCGCGTCGCAATCTGAACGAGGCGCTGATCGCGACCGGCATTCCGTTCAAGGGCCATGGCAATCTCGACCAGTTCAACGCGATCTTCAATGCAGTTGCCCCGCAAGTCGCGGGTATCCGCCGTTTTGGCGCTGCATCGCTCGATCTCGCCTGGCTGGCGGCGGGCCGTTATGACGGTTTCTGGGAAGCGGACTTGCAGCCTTGGGACGTTGCGGCAGGCATACTGATTGTCCGTGAAGCGCGAGGTTTCGTGACCGATTTCCGGGGCGGTAGCCAATACTCGGAGCGCAGCGAATTTCTCGCGGCCAATGACGCGATTCATTCCAGGCTGCACAAGATCGTCGCAGGCGCTTTGAGAGGCTAG
- a CDS encoding flavodoxin family protein, translating into MLNDIQEQLCSDNQTDFSDLKALILNCTLKKSPEPSHTDTLLEMVETIFTRNGVQCENIRPADYDIAFGVYPDMTQHGWDTDDWPKIWPEVAEAEILIIGTPIWLGEKSSVATQVIERLYGHSGETNDKGQYFFYGKAGGCIITGNEDGIKHCAMGILYALQHIGYTIPPQADAGWIGEAGPGPSYGDERDDGSHAGFDNEFTRRNTTFATWNLMHYARMLKDAGGVPAHGNQRTAWDAGCRFDAPNPEHR; encoded by the coding sequence ATGCTGAACGATATCCAGGAACAGCTTTGCAGCGACAACCAGACCGACTTCAGCGATCTCAAGGCGCTGATCCTGAACTGCACCCTCAAGAAATCGCCCGAGCCGTCGCACACGGATACGCTGCTCGAAATGGTGGAGACGATTTTCACCAGGAACGGGGTTCAGTGCGAGAATATCCGGCCGGCCGATTATGACATCGCCTTCGGCGTCTATCCGGACATGACCCAGCATGGATGGGACACGGACGACTGGCCAAAGATCTGGCCCGAGGTCGCCGAGGCCGAAATCCTGATCATCGGTACGCCGATCTGGCTCGGCGAAAAATCGTCGGTCGCCACGCAGGTGATCGAGCGGCTTTACGGGCATTCCGGGGAAACCAACGACAAGGGTCAGTATTTCTTCTACGGCAAGGCCGGGGGTTGCATCATCACCGGCAATGAAGACGGCATCAAGCATTGCGCGATGGGCATTCTCTACGCGCTCCAGCATATCGGCTACACAATCCCGCCCCAGGCCGATGCCGGCTGGATCGGCGAAGCGGGGCCGGGCCCGTCATATGGCGACGAGCGGGACGATGGCAGCCATGCCGGCTTCGACAACGAATTCACCCGCCGCAACACGACCTTCGCGACCTGGAATCTCATGCATTATGCGCGGATGCTGAAAGATGCCGGCGGCGTTCCGGCGCACGGCAATCAGCGGACCGCCTGGGACGCGGGCTGCCGGTTCGATGCGCCCAATCCCGAACATCGCTAG
- the thiE gene encoding thiamine phosphate synthase: MTDATDQLCQLYLVSPPDPGDDFPDRLARALGAGPVAAFQLRMKQADDEAVLAMAERLMPICAERGCAFILNDRADLAARLGADGVHIGRSDGDIAEARALLGRDAQIGATCHDSRHFAMEAGEAGADYVAFGAFYPSDTKETTHRSNPEILTWWSTMFVLPCVAIGGITAENAQPLVDAGADFLAVSGAVWKHPDGEAAGVSAFAEILGV; encoded by the coding sequence ATGACCGATGCCACCGACCAGCTCTGCCAGCTCTACCTGGTCTCGCCGCCCGATCCCGGTGACGATTTCCCGGACCGGCTCGCGCGCGCTCTTGGCGCCGGCCCCGTTGCGGCGTTTCAGTTGCGGATGAAACAGGCGGATGACGAAGCCGTTCTTGCAATGGCCGAGAGGCTTATGCCGATTTGCGCCGAGCGGGGTTGCGCTTTCATCCTGAACGATCGGGCTGATCTGGCCGCCCGGCTCGGCGCTGACGGCGTTCATATCGGCCGATCCGATGGCGATATTGCCGAGGCACGCGCGTTGTTGGGCCGGGACGCGCAGATCGGGGCGACCTGTCACGACAGTCGCCATTTCGCGATGGAGGCCGGTGAGGCGGGCGCCGATTATGTGGCGTTCGGCGCCTTCTACCCGAGCGACACCAAGGAGACGACGCACCGGTCGAATCCTGAAATCCTGACCTGGTGGTCGACGATGTTCGTGCTGCCCTGCGTCGCGATCGGCGGCATTACGGCCGAGAATGCACAACCGCTGGTCGATGCCGGCGCGGATTTTCTCGCCGTGAGCGGCGCGGTCTGGAAGCATCCGGACGGCGAGGCGGCCGGTGTCAGCGCGTTTGCCGAAATCCTCGGCGTCTAG